Proteins encoded by one window of Clostridium perfringens:
- the dcm gene encoding DNA (cytosine-5-)-methyltransferase: MIKRKLRVGSLFAGVGGICLGFKQANYNDLGYELVWANEMDEYAATTYNNNFKHELIVGDIEKILNPNIIENEKEEFIELMASAKDEKEKERFRKLVEKCEFEKTLYEEKKEQILSHRIDVLNGGFPCQAFSIAGQRKGFEDHRGNLFWSVIDLIKMLEPLHGKPRVLLLENVKNLMSHDSGNTYKVIKNELEKVGYIIKEQVLNTMNFSHLPQNRERIYIVGFLDKEEADKFTMFENINDYFISKTPNERIKDIENILDSSINKEENIKYYYTKDKYPNYFIEEAQYLAMPEEERKSVRINLVEDIIEENQFYQVRRGMYVRKNMSNVCPTLTANMGTGGHNVPLIKVKDGIRKLTPKETFKLQGFPIGEGYEFPEKFNNRAYPESHLYKQSGNAVSVPIIKLIAEEILKSLK, from the coding sequence ATGATTAAAAGAAAATTAAGAGTAGGAAGTTTATTTGCTGGTGTAGGCGGCATTTGTTTAGGTTTTAAACAGGCTAATTATAATGATTTAGGATATGAATTAGTATGGGCTAATGAAATGGATGAATATGCAGCGACAACATATAATAATAATTTTAAACATGAATTAATAGTTGGGGATATAGAGAAAATTTTAAATCCTAATATAATTGAAAATGAAAAAGAAGAATTTATAGAATTAATGGCTAGTGCTAAAGATGAGAAAGAAAAAGAGAGGTTCAGAAAATTAGTAGAAAAATGTGAGTTCGAAAAAACACTATATGAAGAAAAGAAAGAACAAATATTAAGTCATAGAATAGATGTTTTGAATGGAGGATTTCCATGCCAAGCATTTAGTATAGCAGGACAGAGAAAAGGATTTGAAGACCACAGAGGAAATCTTTTCTGGAGCGTAATAGATTTAATAAAGATGCTTGAACCTTTACATGGAAAGCCTAGGGTTTTACTTTTAGAAAATGTTAAGAATCTAATGAGTCATGATTCTGGAAATACATACAAAGTTATTAAAAATGAACTTGAAAAAGTAGGATATATAATTAAAGAACAAGTATTAAATACTATGAATTTTTCACATTTACCTCAAAATAGAGAAAGAATTTATATTGTTGGTTTTTTAGACAAAGAAGAAGCGGATAAATTTACTATGTTTGAAAATATAAATGATTATTTTATATCCAAGACACCTAACGAAAGGATTAAAGATATAGAAAATATATTAGATAGTAGCATAAATAAAGAAGAAAATATTAAGTATTATTATACTAAAGATAAGTATCCAAATTATTTTATAGAAGAAGCACAATACCTAGCAATGCCAGAGGAGGAAAGAAAATCGGTAAGAATAAACTTAGTTGAAGACATTATTGAAGAAAATCAGTTTTATCAAGTTAGAAGAGGTATGTACGTAAGAAAAAATATGAGTAATGTATGTCCTACTTTAACTGCTAATATGGGAACTGGTGGACATAATGTACCACTTATTAAAGTGAAAGATGGTATAAGAAAGTTAACTCCTAAGGAAACTTTTAAGCTTCAAGGTTTCCCAATAGGAGAAGGATATGAATTCCCAGAAAAGTTTAATAATAGAGCATATCCAGAAAGTCATTTATATAAGCAATCTGGAAATGCTGTTTCAGTTCCTATTATTAAACTTATAGCAGAAGAAATATTAAAGTCATTAAAATAA
- a CDS encoding ribosomal protein L7/L12 yields the protein MGWMILGFGAFMFLIASVGQLRNEVKLMRGTLNRIAENVGVTEIVTKEEKEELKRLLSEGKNVQAVRRCREITGLGLKEAKEYVDGLSEEKRE from the coding sequence ATGGGATGGATGATTTTAGGCTTTGGAGCATTTATGTTTTTAATTGCTTCAGTAGGTCAGCTAAGAAATGAAGTTAAACTTATGAGAGGAACTTTAAATAGGATTGCTGAAAATGTAGGAGTAACTGAGATAGTAACAAAGGAAGAAAAGGAGGAATTAAAGAGGTTGCTTTCAGAAGGAAAAAACGTCCAAGCTGTAAGAAGGTGCAGAGAGATTACAGGCCTTGGCCTAAAGGAAGCTAAGGAGTATGTTGATGGACTTAGTGAGGAGAAAAGAGAGTAG
- a CDS encoding Tim44 domain-containing protein, giving the protein MRNKKFLRRIIEILFILVLIVPSQPIYARAGGGGGGGGGGGVSFNSANSSSGGGNGSSGVDFTFIKEHKLLFGSVAFFLLSGGGVLMFVEMDRYSKVVKRKSDKLKELALKDPCWNINYIKSVVEDTFYSIQYAWNDDEYERVESLLTTSLYNKHLKVLEELKRENKKNVLKDIQFKGCRIISLFEGDEKQWGFIWVEVNFSMIDYIVNTKGKRSIIEGNDNYSRSDFEYWKFVYIENTWLLSNILQKNEVGSGYKKLYREAENAYGSINMKKS; this is encoded by the coding sequence ATGAGGAATAAAAAGTTTTTAAGAAGAATTATAGAAATTTTATTTATATTAGTATTAATAGTGCCTTCACAGCCTATTTATGCAAGAGCAGGAGGAGGCGGTGGAGGTGGAGGAGGCGGTGGTGTCAGTTTTAACTCCGCAAATAGCAGTAGTGGTGGGGGAAATGGGTCTAGTGGTGTAGATTTTACATTTATAAAGGAACATAAACTTCTTTTTGGATCAGTAGCTTTTTTCTTGCTGTCTGGAGGGGGAGTTTTAATGTTTGTTGAGATGGATAGGTATAGTAAAGTGGTTAAGCGTAAAAGTGACAAGCTAAAGGAGTTAGCCTTAAAGGATCCTTGCTGGAATATTAATTATATAAAATCTGTTGTGGAGGATACCTTTTATAGTATTCAGTATGCTTGGAATGATGATGAATATGAAAGGGTAGAGAGTTTACTTACAACTTCATTATATAATAAGCATCTTAAGGTTTTAGAGGAGCTTAAGAGGGAAAATAAGAAAAATGTTTTAAAGGATATTCAGTTTAAGGGGTGTAGAATAATAAGTCTCTTTGAGGGGGATGAAAAGCAATGGGGATTTATTTGGGTTGAGGTTAATTTCTCCATGATAGATTACATAGTTAATACAAAGGGGAAAAGAAGTATAATAGAGGGAAATGATAATTATAGCAGAAGTGACTTTGAGTATTGGAAGTTTGTGTATATTGAGAATACATGGCTACTTTCAAATATATTGCAGAAAAATGAAGTGGGCTCAGGCTATAAGAAGTTATATAGAGAGGCTGAAAATGCCTATGGCTCTATTAATATGAAGAAAAGTTAG
- a CDS encoding FeoA family protein, producing MKLHEAKILSTVKVIDIKAQGELRRRFFDLGIIEGTDIKVLYAGPFGDPRAYLIRGTVIAIREEECEEIEVI from the coding sequence GTGAAATTACATGAAGCTAAAATATTGTCAACTGTTAAGGTAATTGACATAAAGGCACAGGGAGAACTAAGGAGAAGATTTTTTGACTTAGGAATAATAGAAGGAACAGATATAAAAGTTTTATATGCTGGTCCCTTTGGTGACCCTAGAGCCTATTTAATAAGAGGAACTGTAATAGCCATAAGGGAAGAAGAATGTGAAGAGATAGAAGTAATTTAA
- the feoB gene encoding ferrous iron transport protein B gives MSLNKNSTGISLLSKDKSKGNTKEDYVVALAGNPNVGKSTVFNALTGLNQHTGNWPGKTVAKAEGYYEFKDSTIKIVDLPGTYSLLSNSEEEEIARDYICFNDPDIVVVVADATSLERNLNLFIQISEITEKAILCVNLTDEAEKNNIKIDLDLLSKELNSTILSSSARNGVGIEELKEAIFKEITLKVSKKNAINYDSPIEKVIEEIEIILDETLEVHKRKKRWIALRMLEGNTSILKSLYNKYNIQEKYINMISKIKDELNKNYKDELVEDIIIKSIIKEAERIGNKVVKGGEEYTDFQRKIDKILVSKSTGIPIMIMTLLVVLWITITLANYPSEMLANMFAHGEIYIRDFFSGLNLPSWISGILIDGIYVTLAWVISVMLPPMAIFFPMFTLLEDLGYLPRIAFNLDKCFKKCCACGKQALTMCMGLGCNAAGIIGCRIINSPRERIIAILTNAFMPCNGRFPMLISIAAIFIGGISVGIKESFISALTVTVVIILGVLMTLLVSKILSKTILKGMPSNFILELPPYRKPQVGKVIVRSIFDRTLYVLGRAIAIAAPAGAVIWIFSNIMIGDASILTICADYLSPLANAIGVDGYILMAFILGLPANEIVMPIIIMSYLRATTMLELDNLYELKELLVANGWTILTAINVMILCLMHYPCGTTLWTIKKETKSFKWTALSFLIPTVAGIVICFITTQLWRLFA, from the coding sequence ATGAGTTTAAACAAAAATTCTACTGGAATTAGCTTATTATCTAAAGACAAATCAAAAGGAAACACCAAGGAAGACTATGTTGTAGCATTAGCAGGAAACCCCAATGTAGGTAAAAGTACAGTTTTTAATGCTCTAACTGGTTTAAATCAACATACTGGAAACTGGCCTGGAAAAACAGTAGCTAAAGCAGAAGGATACTATGAATTTAAGGATTCAACCATAAAGATAGTAGATTTACCTGGAACATACTCATTGCTATCAAATTCAGAAGAAGAAGAAATTGCAAGGGATTATATATGCTTTAATGATCCAGATATAGTGGTTGTTGTGGCTGATGCAACCTCCCTAGAAAGGAATCTAAACCTTTTTATACAAATATCTGAAATAACAGAAAAGGCAATCCTCTGCGTAAACTTAACTGATGAAGCAGAAAAAAATAACATAAAAATAGATTTAGATTTGTTATCAAAGGAATTAAATTCCACTATTCTTTCCTCCTCTGCTAGAAATGGAGTTGGCATAGAAGAATTAAAAGAAGCCATCTTTAAAGAAATCACCCTAAAAGTTTCCAAAAAAAATGCAATAAATTATGATTCTCCTATAGAAAAAGTAATAGAAGAAATAGAAATCATACTAGATGAAACCCTTGAAGTTCATAAAAGAAAGAAAAGATGGATAGCCCTTAGAATGCTAGAAGGAAATACAAGCATCTTAAAATCCTTATACAATAAATATAATATTCAAGAAAAGTATATAAATATGATAAGTAAAATAAAAGATGAGCTTAATAAAAATTATAAGGATGAATTAGTAGAAGATATAATAATAAAATCCATAATAAAAGAAGCTGAAAGAATAGGAAATAAGGTTGTTAAAGGTGGAGAAGAATATACTGACTTCCAGAGAAAAATAGATAAAATACTTGTGTCAAAATCAACAGGAATACCTATTATGATAATGACCCTATTAGTTGTCTTATGGATAACCATAACCTTAGCAAATTACCCATCTGAAATGCTTGCTAATATGTTCGCCCATGGAGAAATTTACATTAGAGACTTCTTCTCTGGACTAAACTTACCTTCTTGGATATCAGGAATATTAATAGACGGCATTTATGTTACTTTAGCTTGGGTAATTTCAGTAATGCTACCTCCTATGGCAATTTTCTTCCCTATGTTCACTCTCTTAGAGGACTTAGGATACTTGCCAAGAATAGCATTTAACCTAGACAAATGTTTTAAGAAATGCTGTGCCTGTGGTAAACAAGCCCTTACCATGTGTATGGGACTTGGATGCAATGCAGCAGGAATCATAGGATGTAGAATAATTAACTCTCCTAGAGAAAGGATTATAGCTATACTAACCAATGCCTTTATGCCTTGTAATGGAAGATTTCCTATGCTAATTTCCATAGCAGCCATATTCATAGGTGGAATATCTGTAGGAATAAAAGAAAGTTTTATATCAGCCCTTACAGTAACTGTAGTTATAATTTTAGGAGTCTTAATGACATTACTAGTATCAAAAATCCTATCAAAGACAATACTAAAAGGAATGCCTTCAAACTTTATATTAGAACTACCTCCATATAGAAAACCTCAAGTAGGAAAGGTCATAGTAAGATCAATATTTGATAGAACTCTATATGTTTTAGGTAGAGCCATAGCAATTGCAGCTCCAGCAGGGGCAGTTATATGGATATTCTCTAATATAATGATTGGTGATGCCTCAATCCTAACAATATGTGCTGACTATTTAAGTCCACTTGCCAATGCCATAGGGGTAGATGGATATATATTAATGGCCTTTATTTTAGGATTACCAGCAAATGAAATAGTAATGCCTATAATAATAATGAGCTATTTGAGAGCCACCACAATGTTAGAATTAGATAATCTATATGAGCTTAAAGAATTATTAGTTGCTAATGGATGGACAATCCTAACTGCAATTAATGTTATGATACTATGCCTAATGCACTACCCTTGTGGTACAACCCTCTGGACAATCAAAAAGGAAACTAAGAGCTTTAAATGGACAGCCCTAAGCTTCCTAATCCCAACAGTGGCAGGCATAGTTATTTGCTTCATCACCACTCAGCTTTGGAGGCTCTTTGCCTAA
- a CDS encoding DUF3784 domain-containing protein: MNVGMIACLTLGIFFLIFSICFAILKEKGAILVSGFNSFSKAEREKYDQKRISLDMRNSFFLWAMILFIGALFSYFVSQYCAIIAFIIWLILFFKDVHISATKAFEKYKL, from the coding sequence ATGAATGTAGGTATGATAGCATGTTTAACCTTAGGTATATTTTTCTTAATTTTTTCAATCTGCTTTGCTATTTTAAAAGAAAAAGGAGCAATCCTTGTTAGTGGATTCAACTCATTTTCCAAAGCTGAAAGGGAAAAATATGATCAAAAAAGAATAAGCCTAGATATGAGAAACTCTTTTTTCCTATGGGCAATGATTTTATTTATAGGGGCACTCTTCTCCTATTTTGTAAGCCAATATTGTGCAATTATAGCCTTTATTATTTGGCTAATTCTCTTCTTTAAAGATGTCCATATTAGCGCAACAAAGGCCTTCGAAAAATATAAATTATAA
- a CDS encoding RNA-guided endonuclease InsQ/TnpB family protein, translating into MKRAYKVEINPTDEQKSKIHQTIGVSRFVYNFYIAHNKEVYEKEGKFVSGMDFSKWLNNEYIPKNQDMKWIKEVSSKATKQAIMNGDKAFRDFFKKAKGFPKFKKKKNQDVKAYFPKNNKTDWTIERHRVKIPTLGWVRLKEFGYIPTNSIVKSGTVSQKADRYYVSILVEETDIKISNSNIGIKIFNHNNEGIGIDLGIKDFAICSNGNKFKNINKTSTFKKIEKKLKREQRKLSRKYKDLKIRNKNIKEGRATGQNIQKQVVKVQKLHQRLRNIRTDYINKTVFSIIKQKPSYITIEDLNVKGMMKNKHLSKAIASQKFFEFKTKLTVKCKENHIELRIVDRFYPSSKTCSSCGKVKRDLKLSDRIYKCDCGFTIDRDLNASINLKNAKEYKIA; encoded by the coding sequence TTGAAAAGGGCTTACAAGGTGGAGATTAATCCTACTGATGAACAAAAGTCTAAAATACACCAAACTATTGGTGTATCAAGATTTGTGTATAACTTTTATATTGCTCATAATAAAGAAGTTTATGAGAAAGAAGGAAAGTTTGTAAGTGGTATGGATTTTTCAAAATGGTTAAATAATGAATATATCCCTAAAAATCAAGATATGAAATGGATTAAAGAGGTATCTTCAAAAGCTACTAAACAAGCTATTATGAATGGAGATAAAGCTTTTAGAGATTTCTTTAAAAAAGCTAAGGGTTTTCCAAAATTTAAGAAAAAGAAAAATCAAGATGTAAAAGCTTATTTTCCTAAGAATAATAAGACCGATTGGACTATTGAAAGACATAGGGTCAAAATACCAACTTTAGGATGGGTTAGACTAAAAGAATTTGGATATATACCAACTAATTCAATAGTTAAAAGTGGTACAGTAAGTCAAAAAGCTGATAGATATTATGTATCTATATTGGTTGAAGAAACAGATATAAAAATATCTAATAGTAATATAGGTATAAAAATATTTAATCATAATAATGAAGGGATAGGGATTGATTTAGGTATAAAAGATTTTGCAATATGTTCAAATGGCAATAAATTTAAAAATATAAATAAAACTTCAACGTTTAAGAAAATCGAAAAGAAGTTAAAAAGAGAGCAAAGAAAACTTTCAAGGAAATATAAAGATTTAAAAATAAGAAATAAAAATATAAAAGAAGGGAGAGCTACTGGTCAAAATATCCAAAAACAAGTAGTAAAAGTACAAAAACTTCATCAGAGATTAAGAAATATAAGAACTGATTATATAAATAAAACAGTATTTTCAATTATAAAGCAAAAACCAAGCTATATAACAATTGAAGATTTAAATGTTAAAGGAATGATGAAGAATAAACATTTATCTAAAGCTATTGCAAGTCAGAAGTTTTTTGAATTTAAAACTAAGTTAACAGTTAAATGTAAAGAAAATCATATAGAACTTAGAATAGTTGATAGATTTTATCCATCAAGTAAAACTTGTAGTAGTTGTGGAAAGGTTAAGAGGGATTTAAAACTATCTGATAGAATTTATAAATGCGATTGCGGATTTACTATTGATAGAGATTTAAATGCAAGTATTAATCTTAAAAATGCTAAAGAATATAAGATAGCTTAA